The nucleotide window ATGGATCCAATGGAGGATCATCTGGTTTCACAGGGCGAAAGGATGAAAATGGCACTCTGACCTGCAATTGACCAATAAGCAGAAACATTGATACAATTGTGTGGACTTTTCACAAATGTtagcaaagaaaaattttgaacacaGTTATCAGATGCAACCATTGTTCACAAAGAAATAAGGGATCCTTACCCTACAAAATCCTACTTTTGTGCTAAATCTTGCAAAATACAATTTGCTTTGTGTTGTATCTGCTGAAGGACCGGCTTCAAGAATTAAAACATAAGATCTTCCATTCCCACCCACAGAGAGAACTAGACCCTCATACCTAACAGGGGGAAATATTATTATGGAAGCATATTAAGCATTTGCAATGGGGGAAACAAAAAGTGCAACAAGAGCCTCAAGTGAATATGGAATGCCAATAATAATGCAAGCATCCAGCAATATTTAATCAAGGAGGtatgaaaatcattttaaaagGGCACAATGAATAGCTTTAACTAAAGAAGAATGAAATTCGGCCTGAAAAAAGAGACTAGTAAACTTCTGGGGGTcattaataattcaaacaatTGTACCTGTCAAGAGTGCTACCCAGAGGAAGTGAAAGTTTCCTTGACAGCTCAACATACCCTCCTCTGGTGAAAACAAATCCTACGGTTGAAGACATCTTAAGTTAAGCTGggaaaaaatttttagaaacaagtttcaaaatttatttggaCTTGTGTTTGACTTGTCCAAACAGCACATGAATCAAGCATCTTAACAAAGCCCATCAAGAATACCTGAAAAAACAGCCTGACCATCTTCAGTGAACTCAAATTTAGCATCCATTCCTGCATCATACTTAAAAGCAACCACATCCTGGAAGTAAGTTCCGTGATGAACTTCCCAGCCAGTCAATGAATCTTCAGATTTGAACTTCGCAAGCAGAAGCTTGCTTTTGCTGCTCTTTCCTGCCCGTAGTTGTGCTAATTTATGATTGTAGTCCTGCAGTTTGGGAGAGGATAATCAGGATTATATATGATTTCACAATACTACATCGTAACATCAACATTGACAGTAATTGACCTGAAATGCTTTAGTAAGGTTGAAAACCCCTTGGTGATCAACTCTGTAAAGATCAGCTGTAATGGTAGAACGAGCAGTGgcacaataaataattttgttgcAATTCTCCACAGCAGCAATAAGACTAGAAGCATCCCCAACATCTCCAATTACAATCTCCACTGACCTGGGAAGCATGTCCACCACTTCCTCATCTGCTTCCCTCACCAAAGCCTAAAAACaactaattaataaatgatattataatttaaataaataaatgacaaaaCCAACCTTGACAGTATAACCTCTGAGCATGAGCTTCCTCACAACGATCCTGCCAATACGACTGGTGGCACCAACCACAAGAACAGTAGTATTCTGAGCGCCAGGAGTAGTGAACTCACACATGGGGCCTTCTCGTATCAAGAGAGCATCCAAAGCCTCCATGTCATCAGCTCGTGTAGTCCTGGAAATCTGTCCCAACCCAGAGAACTTCCTCCACACTTCATCAAATATCTGCCGAGACTTCCTTCCCAACCCCACTGGGTTAACATCATCCAAACTTATGGACACttgctgttgttgttgttgttgttgttgtgatGGTTGTATcgtcaatttattattttctgtaATAGCATCAGGTGGAGTGGCAGTGttagttttcttgtttttgctaCCTTTGTTGCCTTTCCCAGAATTTCCTGCAGATGCTTTGGGGACGAAGATATGGGCACGACAAGAAGAATCCCATCGTGGGCTGCCGTGGAAATAACAGGAATTGCTTAGTTTAGGAGTTGGGGTTACAGTGGTGGCAACTGCAGGCATGCTGATGCTGATACTGCTGCTGTTGCTGGTACCGTAGCCTGATTTTCAGGACTGGTTTAACATGAAATACCAGTTGGCttaatttgttgaaattattatacTGTACTTGCacgcatcattttgagaagaaTAGTCGGAAGAAAGGAGTTTTTGATGGGTGGATAAATTTAGAAGTTGCGgtgtttcaaaaattacaaggGAAAAATACACACCACAGAATAGGATTTACGGTTCAGATTGTAAGTCCACCAATCAAACAAGAGTTCAGAGAGACGACACGTAGAGGATTCAATCCCACTTATTCGTCTTTGATAAAGAATGTTCCGAAGAAAGATAAGGAGGATGTCGACGTGCTCATTCTGATTACGAAGAAAATAAGAGAAGAATGAtgaagaataatataaattttactaacGTAACATTCAAGAGACTACATAAACATTAACATGAGGGcatcaataaaatgaatttgCTGCAGTCCTAAGATGGCACTTATTTTTtccatcctttttttttttaacagaaagACATTCTACAAAATGAGGGGCTGCGTCATTtgtctataaataaattaaaaaaacaaaaaagacgAGGAAAAAGAGGATTTGAAACTGACCACCTCCCATATTTCTTCTGTAAGAAAACATTTAAAGAACACGGGATTAGAACAATTATAGTACACTGGCCAAGCCATCCAATAATAAATGGCATTGGACTTGGACAATACAATaagataaaaatcaaagaatcACCAAATTTGGCCACCGACCAACATAAATCAGCAAGACAAATCAGTGGTAGTCGTAGTACTCTGATGTCTTTGGTTAGTGGTTGGTGTTAACCAAGAGGGCAGGTCTGGTCGTGGAGTATGGATCAAAGGGTTGCTCTCCTTCTTCCCCAACTGATGCTTGTATCATTAACCCATTCCGTCAGAATGTTTTACATGTGTATACCCTTCTCATCATCTACTTCGGCCATTTTTTTCATGGCTGCTTCCTACACAGCACCATCATGGCCCCAAAAACACAACTCTCCACCTCCCCTCGCTATCTGGCACTTTCTTACCAAAAACACAATATTTACATGTACATACTTGGTTATCCAGCGTTGCCAGCAACCTCAGCAGCTCTTTGCCTCATCATCTCCATCACAGCAGCCCTACGCCGAGAATCAGACTGCTGCTGT belongs to Mangifera indica cultivar Alphonso chromosome 2, CATAS_Mindica_2.1, whole genome shotgun sequence and includes:
- the LOC123208445 gene encoding protein HIGH CHLOROPHYLL FLUORESCENCE PHENOTYPE 173, chloroplastic, whose amino-acid sequence is MPAVATTVTPTPKLSNSCYFHGSPRWDSSCRAHIFVPKASAGNSGKGNKGSKNKKTNTATPPDAITENNKLTIQPSQQQQQQQQQVSISLDDVNPVGLGRKSRQIFDEVWRKFSGLGQISRTTRADDMEALDALLIREGPMCEFTTPGAQNTTVLVVGATSRIGRIVVRKLMLRGYTVKALVREADEEVVDMLPRSVEIVIGDVGDASSLIAAVENCNKIIYCATARSTITADLYRVDHQGVFNLTKAFQDYNHKLAQLRAGKSSKSKLLLAKFKSEDSLTGWEVHHGTYFQDVVAFKYDAGMDAKFEFTEDGQAVFSGFVFTRGGYVELSRKLSLPLGSTLDRYEGLVLSVGGNGRSYVLILEAGPSADTTQSKLYFARFSTKVGFCRVRVPFSSFRPVKPDDPPLDPFLVHTITVRFEPRRQRPVEGRPSGASQDLRSFKLILEYIKALPTGQETDFVLVSCTGLGVEPSRREQVLKAKRAGEDSLRRSGLGYTIIRPGPLQEEPGGQRALIFDQGNRITQGIGCADVADICVKALHDSTARNKSFDVCYEYVAEQGRELYELVAHLPDKANNYLTPALSVLEKNT